In one Cercospora beticola chromosome 1, complete sequence genomic region, the following are encoded:
- a CDS encoding uncharacterized protein (BUSCO:EOG09261EU7), whose product MTVAYDMSYRGWSSGSQAAVCLEDKFEILKDIGDGSFGSVALGRTRSAGAHVVRRGTLVAIKTMKKSFESFAQCMELREVIFLKSLPSHPHLVPAYDIFLDPLSKKLHIAMEYMDGNLYQLMKARDHKPLDCHSVKSILFQIMCGLEHIHDHSFFHRDIKPENILVSTSAPDSGSTFKRYSAMVTPPSTPPSYSIKIADFGLARETHSRVPYTTYVSTRWYRAPEVLLRAGEYSAPVDIWAVGAMAVEIATLKPLFPGGNEVDQVWRVCEIMGSPGSWVNKHGQRVGGGEWKEGIKLAQKLGFSFPKMAPHSLETVLPAPQWPASLAHLVTWCLMWDPKVRPTSRQALEHEFFNDAVDPLRPKSSAAQKTLGRKASTHMNAGDDGLPSLSTKTSSWFRKSLGPRDAAAPPVPEYAQNSSPRPTPVHAEPTATLKQARPSATKRATWANGASNAAPIPILPSIRPISPLPDASVAQASVSRTEQSEERSGKKIGRQLSVNSQGNHYAEIHRQEAERALNGASGLKSPSGSQRESFFSHLRKRARRFSGKPSGPNTPSAEDIEANVGCAPWASTSNRQSMQDVQPTAPGAANASADPNFAELDRALQNVRYSLDATANAAPAQPKVPAKMASNPALKRHHSLPYAKDDMSAAARARRSVKAAPSNVRYETPCEEDELLDEALISAHRAVKRLDNGVTQPARPLLPHVTSEPTYNAPYLTPSPSKDQMTVDFVTNDYTPTKPVNIPAARQQEKAVQNPQWPTPPYDDNDWASGVAASIYATQAAFR is encoded by the exons ATGACCGTCGCATACGACATGTCGTACCGCGGCTGGTCAAGTGGCTCGCAGGCCGCTGTCTGCCTCGAAGACAAGTTCGAAATCCTCAAGGACATTGGCGATGGCAGCTTCGGGAGCGTTGCTCTGGGTAGGACGCGCAGCGCTGGCGCACACGTCGTCCGACGAGGCACTTTG GTGGCCATCAAGACTATGAAGAAGAGTTTTGAGAGCTTCGCACAATGCATGGAGCTGCGTGAAGTCATCTTTTTGAAGTCTCTGCCCAGCCATCCTCATCTGGTTCCGGCTTATGATATCTTCCTGGATCCATTGAGCAAGAAACTCCACATCGCAATGGAGTACATGGACGGCAACCTCTATCAACTGATGAAGGCCAGAGACCACAAGCCACTGGACTGCCACAGCGTGAAGAGTATTCTCTTCCAGATTATGTGTGGTCTCGAACACATCCACGACCACAGCTTCTTTCATCGTGATATCAAGCCCGAGAATATCTTGGTCTCGACGTCCGCACCCGATTCAGGAAGCACCTTCAAACGATATTCGGCGATGGTCACAccgccatcaacaccaccctCCTACTCCATCAAAATCGCCGATTTCGGACTTGCACGAGAAACGCATTCGCGGGTTCCATACACGACATATGTGTCGACGCGATGGTACCGTGCGCCAGAAGTGCTTTTAAGAGCAGGAGAGTATTCGGCGCCCGTTGATATCTGGGCAGTGGGTGCGATGGCAGTCGAGATTGCCACATTGAAGCCTCTGTTTCCAGGTGGAAACGAAGTCGACCAAGTATGGAGAGTCTGTGAGATCATGGGAAGCCCTGGCAGTTGGGTGAACAAGCACGGACAGAGAGTCGGCGGTGGTGAGTGGAAGGAAGGCATCAAGCTTGCTCAGAAGTTGGGCTTCTCCTTCCCGAAGATGGCGCCCCACTCGCTCGAAACTGTGCTGCCTGCACCACAATGGCCGGCCAGTCTGGCGCACCTCGTAACTTGGTGCCTGATGTGGGACCCCAAGGTTCGCCCAACATCAAGACAAGCGCTCGAGCACGAGTTCTTCAATGATGCCGTGGATCCCCTGAGACCTAAGAGCTCAGCCGCTCAGAAGACTTTGGGACGCAAGGCTTCTACCCACATGAACGCCGGCGATGACGGACTGCCATCACTTTCTACGAAGACATCTTCGTGGTTTAGGAAGTCGCTCGGACCGCGTGACGCCGCAGCACCACCTGTGCCCGAGTACGCACAGAATTCGTCGCCTCGCCCAACACCAGTGCACGCCGAACCAACGGCCACGCTCAAGCAAGCCCGGCCCAGTGCCACGAAGCGCGCTACATGGGCAAATGGCGCCTCGAATGCCGCACCCATTCCCATTCTGCCATCTATCCGACCAATTTCGCCCCTTCCAGATGCATCAGTCGCTCAGGCAAGTGTGAGTCGGACCGAGCAATCAGAAGAACGGTCAGGAAAGAAAATCGGAAGACAGTTGTCTGTCAATTCTCAAGGCAACCACTATGCTGAGATTCACCGTCAAGAAGCAGAGAGAGCTCTCAACGGCGCCTCTGGTCTCAAATCACCATCTGGTAGCCAAAGAgaaagcttcttctcgcacCTCCGAAAACGTGCGAGACGTTTCTCTGGAAAACCAAGTGGGCCGAACACACCTAGCGCAGAAGACATCGAAGCAAACGTGGGTTGCGCTCCTTGGGCATCGACATCGAACAGACAATCTATGCAAGACGTCCAGCCGACCGCACCTGGTGCTGCAAATGCGTCCGCAGACCCCAACTTCGCTGAGCTCGACCGAGCTCTTCAGAACGTAAGGTATAGCCTGGATGCGACGGCAAATGCGGCGCCGGCACAGCCTAAGGTTCCAGCCAAGATGGCGAGCAATCCTGCTTTGAAGAGACACCACTCTCTTCCATATGCCAAGGACGACATGTCAGCTGCCGCCCGCGCAAGACGCTCGGTCAAGGCTGCGCCGAGCAACGTTAGGTACGAAACACCTTgcgaagaggacgagctcCTGGACGAGGCCCTCATCTCTGCCCATCGTGCGGTGAAGCGACTCGACAACGGCGTCACACAGCCAGCGCGACCATTGCTGCCGCATGTCACATCAGAGCCTACATACAATGCGCCCTACCTTACCCCATCACCGTCCAAAGACCAAATGACGGTCGACTTCGTCACGAATGATTACACGCCTACCAAGCCTGTGAACATTCCTGCCGCTCGTCAACAGGAGAAGGCGGTACAAAACCCTCAATGGCCCACTCCACCATATGATGACAACGACTGGGCATCTGGCGTCGCCGCCAGCATATATGCCACACAGGCTGCCTTTCGGTAG